Proteins from one Streptomyces sp. NBC_00390 genomic window:
- a CDS encoding DUF4244 domain-containing protein — protein MWNAMRMHLHRLTRRMRTDRGMTTSEYAMGTIAACAFAAVLYKIVTSETVSGALESVIGKALNAQF, from the coding sequence ATGTGGAACGCAATGCGAATGCACCTGCACCGACTCACGCGCAGGATGCGTACGGACAGGGGGATGACGACTTCCGAGTACGCCATGGGGACGATCGCGGCCTGCGCCTTCGCGGCCGTCCTGTACAAGATCGTCACCAGTGAGACTGTCTCGGGCGCGCTCGAGTCGGTGATCGGCAAGGCGCTCAATGCGCAGTTCTGA